In Humulus lupulus chromosome 6, drHumLupu1.1, whole genome shotgun sequence, a single genomic region encodes these proteins:
- the LOC133783457 gene encoding uncharacterized protein LOC133783457 translates to MLPRRSVRVGRGRGRGRAAMNAAQPEPPQGWEERLARMEETIQRQNAEINQLRQQAGPPVRSEAPMVSQPPAIVGLPVAENRMEPLFERFRKQHPPVFEGSIDPVQAEEWISGMERILNMMGVQGNERVVCASFMLRKDARIWWEVVEQSRDVNTMDWDGFKQVFNDKYYNSAVLAAKMDEFTKLTQGNLSVTEYAQKFDRLAKFAKDLVPTDKVRADRFVRGLKPMIARDVEIVSRGAFTYAEVVEMALTAERSEERIWKDNAARRDAKKSGATTSTDNRKRVQDQPSQARNDKRPKPNNDNRPGGNGSRNIPPCPKCTKRHLGECRAGVCYKCGKEGHVKRNCPTWEQSGSKEEQKKDDKYVPARVFTITQAEAEASPSVVTGKGKAKQ, encoded by the coding sequence ATGCTCCCTCGTAGATCAGTCAGAGTAGGACGTGGTCGAGGTAGGGGGAGAGCAGCAATGAATGCAGCACAGCCCGAACCGCCACAAGGATGGGAGGAACGTCTTGCGAGAATGGAAGAGACCATTCAAAGACAGAACGCAGAGATCAATCAACTGAGGCAGCAAGCTGGGCCACCTGTAAGGTCTGAAGCACCAATGGTTAGTCAGCCACCTGCCATCGTAGGGTTACCAGTTGCGGAGAATCGTATGGAGCCTTTGTTTGAAAGGTTTCGAAAGCAACACCCGCCAGTGTTTGAAGGCAGCATCGATCCTGTCCAGGCAGAGGAGTGGATCAGTGGGATGGAGAGGATCTTGAACATGATGGGAGTTCAAGGAAATGAACGAGTGGTGTGCGCATCTTtcatgctgagaaaagatgctcggatttggtgggaggtagtgGAGCAATCACGGGATGTTAACACTATGGATTGGGACGGATTCAAACAAGTGTTTAATGATAAATACTACAACTCAGCAGTGTTAGCAGCAAAAATGGATGAATTTACCAAGCTGACTCAAGGTAATCTCTCGGTGACAGAatatgcacagaagttcgatcggttggcgaagtttgcCAAGGATCTTGTACCTACTGACAAGGTACGAGCGGACCGGTTTGTGAGAGGTCTAAAACcaatgatagctcgggatgtggaGATTGTTTCTAGAGGTGCTTTCACCTATGCTGAAGTGGTGGAAATGGCTCTTACGGCTGAAAGAAGCGAAGAGAGAATCTGGAAAGATAATGCTGCTAGAAGAGATGCTAAGAAGAGTGGGGCAACCACCTCCACTGACAATAGGAAAAGGGTACAGGACCAGCCAAGCCAAGCCAGAAATGATAAACGGCCCAAGCCCAACAATGACAACCGTCCTGGTGGAAATGGTAGCAGAAACATTCCACCTTGCCCTAAGTGCACAAAACGCCATCTTGGTGAGTGCAGAGCTGGAGTTTGCTACAAATGTGGGAAGGAAGGTCATGTGAAGCGCAATTGTCCGACATGGGAACAATCTGGCAGTAAGGAAGAACAGAAGAAGGATGACAAGTACGTCCCAGCCAGAGTCTTCACCATCACCCAAGCTGAAGCTGAGGCAAGTCCTTCCGTCGTAACAG
- the LOC133783460 gene encoding subtilisin-like protease SBT5.3 isoform X1 translates to MAPHCSAAISSSMLSIIILISILVQSPAQATDKKPYIVYMGTHSHGRNPSSADLEMATTSHYNFLGSYLGSEKAKDAIFYSYNKHINGFAALLNEAEVAEIQKHPNVVSVFLSKGGKLHTTHSWEFLGLERKGGVVPSQSIWTKARFGEDIIIGNLDSGVWPESKSFAEYEGIGPIPSRWRGSCQPVINDTFKCNKKLIGAKYFNKGYFAYLKTLNASSFPSSARKANFFTSRDINGHGTHTLSTAGGSFVAGANVFGNGNGTAKGGSPKARVAAYRIGGWLPPDDGPSYTDGDVLAAFDAAISDGVDVISASIGSDEATEYFKDSISIGSFHAVMNNIVVVASAGNEGPDPNTVKNTSPWMVTVAASTLDREFNSYVSLGNKKHLKGASLSSSGLPSQKFYPLVFGLGAQASKVKNPLDTQLCMPKSLDPKKVKGKILVCLVGEISNLEKGHQASLSGAVGMILINNGIVDTEIDPEAHVLPASNLNGAESNSMIEYLGSTRTPVAYMTRPKTEVGVKPAPVMASFSSRGPDVIEPALLKPDIAAPGYNIIAAYSESVAPTDEEFDKRRVQFKVESGTSMSCPHVSGIVGLLKTLHPDWSPAAIHSAIMTTARVQDNNNKPMSDYNMTKATPFEYGSGHIQPNRAMDPGLVYDRTTDDYLNFLCAHGYNETMVKLFYNKPYKCSKSFTLANFNYPSITVTNVGSRSVTITRKVKNVGPPGTYKAYVRAPAGVSIYVKPASLQFSKIGEEKKFEIILKPEVVGKPKEYVFGQLKWSDGKRYVRSPIVVEY, encoded by the exons ATGGCACCACATTGTAGTGCTGCAATTTCTTCTTCTATGCTTTCCATTATTATTCTTATTTCCATTTTGGTCCAATCACCAGCCCAAGCCACTGATAAAAAG CCTTATATTGTGTACATGGGAACACATTCTCATGGTCGGAACCCTTCCTCAGCTGATCTTGAAATGGCCACAACTTCTCATTACAATTTTCTTGGATCATACTTGGGAAG TGAGAAAGCGAAAGATGCCATCTTTTATTCCTATAATAAACATATTAATGGCTTTGCTGCACTTCTTAATGAGGCAGAAGTTGCAGAGATTCAAA AGCATCCAAATGTAGTATCAGTTTTTTTGAGCAAAGGAGGGAAATTGCACACAACTCATTCATGGGAATTTCTTGGATTGGAAAGAAAAGGTGGTGTTGTTCCTTCTCAATCTATTTGGACGAAAGCACGCTTTGGTGAAGATATCATTATTGGAAACTTGGACAGCG GTGTTTGGCCCGAATCCAAAAGCTTTGCTGAATACGAAGGAATTGGACCAATTCCCTCGAGGTGGCGTGGAAGTTGTCAACCAGTCATTAACGATACATTCAAGTGCAATAA GAAGCTAATAGGTGCTAAGTACTTTAACAAAGGCTACTTTGCATATCTAAAGACTCTCAACGCTTCTTCCTTTCCATCGTCTGCACGAAAAGCAAACTTTTTCACCAGTCGAGACATTAATGGGCATGGGACTCATACTCTTTCTACAGCCGGAGGTAGCTTCGTTGCTGGAGCAAACGTGTTCGGGAATGGGAATGGCACAGCAAAGGGTGGATCTCCCAAAGCCCGTGTGGCCGCTTACAGGATTGGTGGTTGGCTTCCACCTGATGATGGCCCTTCGTACACTGATGGTGATGTTTTGGCTGCATTTGATGCGGCAATAAGTGATGGTGTAGACGTGATTTCGGCCTCTATTGGTTCGGATGAAGCTACTGAATATTTTAAAGACTCAATCTCAATAGGGAGTTTTCATGCGGTTATGAATAACATTGTTGTGGTTGCCTCAGCTGGCAACGAAGGACCTGATCCAAACACCGTAAAGAATACATCGCCATGGATGGTAACCGTGGCAGCTAGCACACTCGATCGTGAGTTCAATAGTTATGTATCTCTTGGCAACAAAAAGCACCTTAAG GGAGcaagtctttcttcaagtggcTTGCCATCTCAGAAGTTTTATCCATTAGTTTTTGGGCTAGGTGCACAAGCTTCTAAAGTAAAAAACCCTTTGGACAC ACAACTATGTATGCCCAAAAGCCTTGATCCAAAAAAGGTAAAAGGAAAGATCTTGGTTTGTCTTGTTGGGGAAATTTCAAATCTTGAAAAGGGACACCAAGCTTCTCTTTCAGGTGCTGTTGGAATGATTCTAATAAATAATGGCATAGTTGACACTGAGATTGATCCTGAAGCTCATGTACTCCCTGCATCTAATCTCAATGGTGCTGAAAGCAATTCTATGATTGAATACCTCGGCAGTACTAG GACTCCTGTGGCTTACATGACTCGACCAAAGACTGAAGTTGGAGTAAAGCCAGCCCCAGTTATGGCTTCATTCTCATCAAGAGGACCTGATGTTATTGAGCCAGCTTTGCTTAAG CCGGATATAGCAGCACCAGGATACAATATTATTGCTGCATATAGTGAATCTGTTGCACcaactgacgaagaatttgacaAGCGTCGAGTCCAATTCAAAGTAGAATCAGGAACTTCAATGTCATGCCCTCATGTTTCTGGGATCGTTGGTCTTCTCAAAACACTTCATCCAGATTGGAGTCCAGCTGCAATTCATTCGGCTATAATGACTACAg CAAGAGTTCAAGATAACAACAATAAGCCAATGTCGGACTATAACATGACAAAAGCAACACCATTTGAATATGGTTCAGGCCACATCCAACCAAATCGAGCTATGGACCCTGGACTTGTCTATGACAGAACTACTGATGATTATTTGAACTTTCTATGTGCTCATGGCTACAATGAAACAATGGTTAAGCTTTTCTACAATAAACCATATAAATGTTCCAAATCATTCACTCTAGCCAACTTCAACTACCCTTCCATTACAGTTACTAATGTGGGTTCACGATCAGTGACAATTACTAGAAAAGTTAAAAATGTTGGCCCACCAGGGACTTACAAGGCATATGTGAGAGCTCCAGCAGGAGTTTCTATTTATGTTAAGCCAGCAAGCTTACAATTTAGCaaaattggtgaagaaaaaaaattcgaGATTATTTTGAAGCCTGAAGTTGTTGGGAAGCCTAAAGAGTATGTGTTTGGACAATTGAAATGGTCAGATGGAAAGCGTTATGTTAGAAGTCCAATAGTAGTCGAGTACTGA
- the LOC133783460 gene encoding subtilisin-like protease SBT5.4 isoform X3 translates to MAPHCSAVISSSMLSTIILIFILVQSPAQATDKKPYIVYMGTHSHGRNPSSADLEMATTSHYNFLGSYLGSEKAKDAIFYSYNKHINGFAALLNEAEVAEIQKHPNVVSVFLSKGGKLHTTHSWEFLGLERKGGVVPSQSIWTKARFGEDIIIGNLDSGVWPESKSFAEYEGIGPIPSRWRGSCQPVINDTFKCNKKLIGAKYFNKGYFAYLKTLNASSFPSSARKANFFTSRDINGHGTHTLSTAGGSFVAGANVFGNGNGTAKGGSPKARVAAYRIGGWLPPDDGPSYTDGDVLAAFDAAISDGVDVISASIGSDEATEYFKDSISIGSFHAVMNNIVVVASAGNEGPDPNTVKNTSPWMVTVAASTLDREFNSYVSLGNKKHLKGASLSSSGLPSQKFYPLVFGLGAQASKVKNPLDTQLCMPKSLDPKKVKGKILVCLVGEISNLEKGHQASLSGAVGMILINNGIVDTEIDPEAHVLPASNLNGAESNSMIEYLGSTRTPVAYMTRPKTEVGVKPAPVMASFSSRGPDVIEPALLKPDIAAPGYNIIAAYSESVAPTDEEFDKRRVQFKVESGTSMSCPHVSGIVGLLKTLHPDWSPAAIHSAIMTTARVQDNNNKPMSDYNMTKATPFEYGSGHIQPNRAMDPGLVYDRTTDDYLNFLCAHGYNETMVKLFYNKPYKCSKSFTLANFNYPSITVTNVGSRSVTITRKVKNVGPPGTYKAYVRAPAGVSIYVKPASLQFSKIGEEKKFEIILKPEVVGKPKEYVFGQLKWSDGKRYVRSPIVVEY, encoded by the exons ATGGCACCACATTGTAGTGCTGTAATTTCTTCTTCTATGCTTTCCACTAttattcttattttcattttggTCCAATCACCAGCCCAAGCCACTGATAAAAAG CCTTATATTGTGTACATGGGAACACATTCTCATGGTCGGAACCCTTCCTCAGCTGATCTTGAAATGGCCACAACTTCTCATTACAATTTTCTTGGATCATACTTGGGAAG TGAGAAAGCGAAAGATGCCATCTTTTATTCCTATAATAAACATATTAATGGCTTTGCTGCACTTCTTAATGAGGCAGAAGTTGCAGAGATTCAAA AGCATCCAAATGTAGTATCAGTTTTTTTGAGCAAAGGAGGGAAATTGCACACAACTCATTCATGGGAATTTCTTGGATTGGAAAGAAAAGGTGGTGTTGTTCCTTCTCAATCTATTTGGACGAAAGCACGCTTTGGTGAAGATATCATTATTGGAAACTTGGACAGCG GTGTTTGGCCCGAATCCAAAAGCTTTGCTGAATACGAAGGAATTGGACCAATTCCCTCGAGGTGGCGTGGAAGTTGTCAACCAGTCATTAACGATACATTCAAGTGCAATAA GAAGCTAATAGGTGCTAAGTACTTTAACAAAGGCTACTTTGCATATCTAAAGACTCTCAACGCTTCTTCCTTTCCATCGTCTGCACGAAAAGCAAACTTTTTCACCAGTCGAGACATTAATGGGCATGGGACTCATACTCTTTCTACAGCCGGAGGTAGCTTCGTTGCTGGAGCAAACGTGTTCGGGAATGGGAATGGCACAGCAAAGGGTGGATCTCCCAAAGCCCGTGTGGCCGCTTACAGGATTGGTGGTTGGCTTCCACCTGATGATGGCCCTTCGTACACTGATGGTGATGTTTTGGCTGCATTTGATGCGGCAATAAGTGATGGTGTAGACGTGATTTCGGCCTCTATTGGTTCGGATGAAGCTACTGAATATTTTAAAGACTCAATCTCAATAGGGAGTTTTCATGCGGTTATGAATAACATTGTTGTGGTTGCCTCAGCTGGCAACGAAGGACCTGATCCAAACACCGTAAAGAATACATCGCCATGGATGGTAACCGTGGCAGCTAGCACACTCGATCGTGAGTTCAATAGTTATGTATCTCTTGGCAACAAAAAGCACCTTAAG GGAGcaagtctttcttcaagtggcTTGCCATCTCAGAAGTTTTATCCATTAGTTTTTGGGCTAGGTGCACAAGCTTCTAAAGTAAAAAACCCTTTGGACAC ACAACTATGTATGCCCAAAAGCCTTGATCCAAAAAAGGTAAAAGGAAAGATCTTGGTTTGTCTTGTTGGGGAAATTTCAAATCTTGAAAAGGGACACCAAGCTTCTCTTTCAGGTGCTGTTGGAATGATTCTAATAAATAATGGCATAGTTGACACTGAGATTGATCCTGAAGCTCATGTACTCCCTGCATCTAATCTCAATGGTGCTGAAAGCAATTCTATGATTGAATACCTCGGCAGTACTAG GACTCCTGTGGCTTACATGACTCGACCAAAGACTGAAGTTGGAGTAAAGCCAGCCCCAGTTATGGCTTCATTCTCATCAAGAGGACCTGATGTTATTGAGCCAGCTTTGCTTAAG CCGGATATAGCAGCACCAGGATACAATATTATTGCTGCATATAGTGAATCTGTTGCACcaactgacgaagaatttgacaAGCGTCGAGTCCAATTCAAAGTAGAATCAGGAACTTCAATGTCATGCCCTCATGTTTCTGGGATCGTTGGTCTTCTCAAAACACTTCATCCAGATTGGAGTCCAGCTGCAATTCATTCGGCTATAATGACTACAg CAAGAGTTCAAGATAACAACAATAAGCCAATGTCGGACTATAACATGACAAAAGCAACACCATTTGAATATGGTTCAGGCCACATCCAACCAAATCGAGCTATGGACCCTGGACTTGTCTATGACAGAACTACTGATGATTATTTGAACTTTCTATGTGCTCATGGCTACAATGAAACAATGGTTAAGCTTTTCTACAATAAACCATATAAATGTTCCAAATCATTCACTCTAGCCAACTTCAACTACCCTTCCATTACAGTTACTAATGTGGGTTCACGATCAGTGACAATTACTAGAAAAGTTAAAAATGTTGGCCCACCAGGGACTTACAAGGCATATGTGAGAGCTCCAGCAGGAGTTTCTATTTATGTTAAGCCAGCAAGCTTACAATTTAGCaaaattggtgaagaaaaaaaattcgaGATTATTTTGAAGCCTGAAGTTGTTGGGAAGCCTAAAGAGTATGTGTTTGGACAATTGAAATGGTCAGATGGAAAGCGTTATGTTAGAAGTCCAATAGTAGTCGAGTACTGA
- the LOC133783460 gene encoding subtilisin-like protease SBT5.3 isoform X2, with the protein MAPHCSAAISSSMLSIIILISILVQSPAQATDKKPYIVYMGTHSHGRNPSSADLEMATTSHYNFLGSYLGSEKAKDAIFYSYNKHINGFAALLNEAEVAEIQKHPNVVSVFLSKGGKLHTTHSWEFLGLERKGGVVPSQSIWTKARFGEDIIIGNLDSGVWPESKSFAEYEGIGPIPSRWRGSCQPVINDTFKCNKKLIGAKYFNKGYFAYLKTLNASSFPSSARKANFFTSRDINGHGTHTLSTAGGSFVAGANVFGNGNGTAKGGSPKARVAAYRIGGWLPPDDGPSYTDGDVLAAFDAAISDGVDVISASIGSDEATEYFKDSISIGSFHAVMNNIVVVASAGNEGPDPNTVKNTSPWMVTVAASTLDREFNSYVSLGNKKHLKGASLSSSGLPSQKFYPLVFGLGAQASKVKNPLDTQLCMPKSLDPKKVKGKILVCLVGEISNLEKGHQASLSGAVGMILINNGIVDTEIDPEAHVLPASNLNGAESNSMIEYLGSTRTPVAYMTRPKTEVGVKPAPVMASFSSRGPDVIEPALLKPDIAAPGYNIIAAYSESVAPTDEEFDKRRVQFKVESGTSMSCPHVSGIVGLLKTLHPDWSPAAIHSAIMTTGLYICIYIHRETLNSYTIYGHKKNRAENYSQVQKY; encoded by the exons ATGGCACCACATTGTAGTGCTGCAATTTCTTCTTCTATGCTTTCCATTATTATTCTTATTTCCATTTTGGTCCAATCACCAGCCCAAGCCACTGATAAAAAG CCTTATATTGTGTACATGGGAACACATTCTCATGGTCGGAACCCTTCCTCAGCTGATCTTGAAATGGCCACAACTTCTCATTACAATTTTCTTGGATCATACTTGGGAAG TGAGAAAGCGAAAGATGCCATCTTTTATTCCTATAATAAACATATTAATGGCTTTGCTGCACTTCTTAATGAGGCAGAAGTTGCAGAGATTCAAA AGCATCCAAATGTAGTATCAGTTTTTTTGAGCAAAGGAGGGAAATTGCACACAACTCATTCATGGGAATTTCTTGGATTGGAAAGAAAAGGTGGTGTTGTTCCTTCTCAATCTATTTGGACGAAAGCACGCTTTGGTGAAGATATCATTATTGGAAACTTGGACAGCG GTGTTTGGCCCGAATCCAAAAGCTTTGCTGAATACGAAGGAATTGGACCAATTCCCTCGAGGTGGCGTGGAAGTTGTCAACCAGTCATTAACGATACATTCAAGTGCAATAA GAAGCTAATAGGTGCTAAGTACTTTAACAAAGGCTACTTTGCATATCTAAAGACTCTCAACGCTTCTTCCTTTCCATCGTCTGCACGAAAAGCAAACTTTTTCACCAGTCGAGACATTAATGGGCATGGGACTCATACTCTTTCTACAGCCGGAGGTAGCTTCGTTGCTGGAGCAAACGTGTTCGGGAATGGGAATGGCACAGCAAAGGGTGGATCTCCCAAAGCCCGTGTGGCCGCTTACAGGATTGGTGGTTGGCTTCCACCTGATGATGGCCCTTCGTACACTGATGGTGATGTTTTGGCTGCATTTGATGCGGCAATAAGTGATGGTGTAGACGTGATTTCGGCCTCTATTGGTTCGGATGAAGCTACTGAATATTTTAAAGACTCAATCTCAATAGGGAGTTTTCATGCGGTTATGAATAACATTGTTGTGGTTGCCTCAGCTGGCAACGAAGGACCTGATCCAAACACCGTAAAGAATACATCGCCATGGATGGTAACCGTGGCAGCTAGCACACTCGATCGTGAGTTCAATAGTTATGTATCTCTTGGCAACAAAAAGCACCTTAAG GGAGcaagtctttcttcaagtggcTTGCCATCTCAGAAGTTTTATCCATTAGTTTTTGGGCTAGGTGCACAAGCTTCTAAAGTAAAAAACCCTTTGGACAC ACAACTATGTATGCCCAAAAGCCTTGATCCAAAAAAGGTAAAAGGAAAGATCTTGGTTTGTCTTGTTGGGGAAATTTCAAATCTTGAAAAGGGACACCAAGCTTCTCTTTCAGGTGCTGTTGGAATGATTCTAATAAATAATGGCATAGTTGACACTGAGATTGATCCTGAAGCTCATGTACTCCCTGCATCTAATCTCAATGGTGCTGAAAGCAATTCTATGATTGAATACCTCGGCAGTACTAG GACTCCTGTGGCTTACATGACTCGACCAAAGACTGAAGTTGGAGTAAAGCCAGCCCCAGTTATGGCTTCATTCTCATCAAGAGGACCTGATGTTATTGAGCCAGCTTTGCTTAAG CCGGATATAGCAGCACCAGGATACAATATTATTGCTGCATATAGTGAATCTGTTGCACcaactgacgaagaatttgacaAGCGTCGAGTCCAATTCAAAGTAGAATCAGGAACTTCAATGTCATGCCCTCATGTTTCTGGGATCGTTGGTCTTCTCAAAACACTTCATCCAGATTGGAGTCCAGCTGCAATTCATTCGGCTATAATGACTACAggtctatatatatgtatatatatacacagggaaactctaaatagctacactatatacggtcataaaaaaaatcgcgctgaaaactattcacaggttcagaaatactga